In Vibrio japonicus, one DNA window encodes the following:
- a CDS encoding cell division protein ZapA: protein MSSQAVEVEILGKVTRVNCPAGQEESLLRAADRLNDSLKDMATKTKITNEVQLLMFVALNFCHELESRDMVKEEQQHALTERMEELTASLGDALSKVKPGQQ from the coding sequence ATGAGTAGTCAAGCGGTTGAAGTAGAAATTTTAGGTAAGGTAACACGTGTAAACTGCCCAGCAGGACAAGAAGAGTCTTTGCTGAGAGCGGCCGATCGCTTGAATGACAGCCTAAAAGATATGGCCACTAAGACCAAAATCACTAACGAAGTTCAATTGCTGATGTTTGTCGCACTTAACTTTTGTCATGAGCTAGAGAGCCGTGATATGGTAAAGGAAGAGCAACAACACGCGTTAACTGAGCGAATGGAAGAGCTCACGGCCTCACTAGGTGATGCCTTAAGTAAAGTAAAGCCAGGACAGCAATAA